The segment agctattttaaacatttacttttgactatttgcatatattttccgagtattttggaaaacttaaaggtatcttatatatttttaatatttttaatatacattatatataaaataatgtatatataagtatataaatttatttcggatacattcgggtacccaaaatatttcggttcggatcgggtttggtttcggttctttaaataccgaaattttgaatccgttcggatatttaatcaatttcggttcgggttcggtgctactttttcggatcgggttcagtttggtttttcgggttcggattttttgcccaacCCTATATACTTCCATAATAATATCAATTGACAATGTTCctaattcaataaaatatatagattaaatcatttaatcaatactattaaaagaaaCATAACCTCTATATGTTTGggtgtttgtataatcatatttctttatgaaatgaaataaatataatagataattttatgtaactatattaaataaacCAAGTTTTGTAAGTATTCTCCTTTTGTCAATATTCAGCCcaattgtttttttctgaaatgAATTCAACCCAAATGATTATGTGTGGTATTCAATAATTTCAAccttttattgataaaaataacAGTATTCAAtaatttcaactttttattgataaaaaataacatGTTACATGCATCTCACCCATATCGTTTGGAGATAAGGGAAGTTACTTACGAACGGTTTAACAATATTCCaagtataattatattttactttatgcagttatattttaaattagatcCAACATTCTATCAATATATCATACtgcaaaatagaaatatatatatatatatattaacttaaaacATAATAAACCAAAGGCTATAGATTGAACCAGTGGATGACCAATATTTAACccaatttatttaaattgttacttttataaattttagatttaatttcattatttgAATTAGATActcaattaattttaatttttatattattgtattttattatatgtctTCCTTTCAacttgttaaaaattatttaaattaaattcttatgtgaaatgaaaaataaataaaatagattttaaaaatttactatatttttaaacgtgattttttattttatttttcaatattgatatatttataatctattctattaaattataaatatgcttattgataaatgttatgtccaactatttatttcatttatttaaggatccattgattattttctttgtataattGTATCTAGTTTTGTTTAAATACTAACAaccacaaatataattaaaaatacatatatgaaaactaattttctcaaaataaattaaaacaaaaatatattcatcttttaaagaacaaatcaaaatctagtcatatattaaaattaattaaactacACCATAGTCCATCCACAGTCTTATTATCTCACAACTATATCAGAACAATTGGAAAGTAGTCTAAACCTAGTTTCTAGCATATTAAtatcattaatatttatttacaaaatacatCTAAATAAATGCAGGTTAAACTAATAATTATgtgatcaaaacaaaaaaatagagaatAGCCACGTAGTCTGGTGGAAAGTGTTTCCTAATATTTTGGAACTAAAGAGTGATATTTAAAAAGTAATGAAATTAGCAACGGCGGTTTTAGAAGTAGTTTCTTTTTAGGTGGTTTAGAAATAGTTTCCTTTAATTACAGTTAATAGAGTTTGATTTATTATAGTTGTATaatatttggtttattattttacatGGTCAATTTATTAGTTGGACACAACCTTctatcaattggtcatgcttcagaattaatagaataagaTTAATGAGTTAATCtactttatttttgtaaaatatgaaattataatcatttaaattaatataaaaatttcgtatataatattatataaataaaagtacaatataacatattaaaatagtatatatttatatatattaaaattgttattCATATTATAATCACACTATAAATGCAACACtactacaaattatataatgttattatctacaaaaaaaaaaactatcaactCATCTCAGATTTTGATTtcgacaaatatatttttatacaaagtagaaaacaaagaaacaaattttaaaatattatgtgtTAATAACATGTTTAAATTGAGTAAACTATACAATACATttataccaaaatataaaactgATAATACATCTGAGACATctataaacaaattattttaaatataaccaaactttaaaaacaaaattattaaaaaataattatgtgttTTGAAGCAAggataaaaaaagaataaacttagttttactaattaaatacacaaattattaacaaaatactATATAGAAATATAACTTTGGTCgaggaaaatatattaatttaattactgTAACACTCAGACACAGTATGAATAAGGAACACATGTTCAAacataaaagagaaaaacacCTCCGCGCTGATGATCAAGGTTTATTAAAATCTTTGGAAGAGACTTCATTATTTTGTTCACAAACACGCATGGTAAGATTTGAAGTTCAAAGTTTGCAAAGGTTAGTAATCAAATTCGATTACTAAAATAGAGGGTACTCTTCGGACATGATTAAGAGGATAAGAGCAGACCAGCCAGTGAAAACGCGTGCACCTTCTCCGGTTCCTTTTGTTTGGTCGTAGTGTTCCCAGATATATCCAGTCTGATCATAGTTTCTAACCACGTTCCTGCAACAaccacacaaatatatatatatatatatatataaggccTCATTTACTCAGATATTTTCAGCTCCAATGTACCAAGCATTCATACCTTATTAGGTTACTCCTTAGTTGCTCGTAAATGCTTCTTGCCTTGGCCATGTACGGTCCATCCACTGCAGTAATTTTATAGAAGTTGTACATCACTTTTTTGTTTGTCAAGTGAGGAGATGAGAAATGAGTACCTATAGAGTAATGGTGCAGGGAAGAAAGAATCATGTAGTTCATGTTCATCCATATCGGACCTCTCCAATAGGGTGCTTCGTGCTCAGTGTTATACTTCATGTACAAAGAACTTCATGTAGACAAAAACGAATGAGCCAGTGCTCACGGATGGGCTCACGGAAGAATGAAATTTCTcaggtatatatatgtttgttctTGCAGGGCTCACCTAGTTTTGCCAAGTGAGAGTAATCCATAGTCACTCCATACAGTGCTCCTGCTTGAAATGAGATCAAGCTGTTTCTCGAGGATTGAAGAAGCCTTCAATCAAACAAGAAAAGAACGTGCAGGTTTAGCTACAGTTGTTGTCAGCTTGTAAGCTAAGGGAGTATATATTAGATACTAATTAGTGCCAAATGAATTACTCACAGGTGGGATGATTCTAAACATGAAGGGAAAGAAGCTGACGTAACCAATGTGAGGTACCAATCTTAGCTCTGGCTTCCCAAATGTCTCCCTTACAAGCTCTCGGGACACACGACCATCCTCTCCAGTTACCTCTTTCCAGACTAACCGAACCTGaggaatatattttctttaaaaaaaaaaaatccaaagagtTTTCAATCAAGAAGGTTGATATTCAGGCAGGGAGATAAAATTTCCTTACATCTTCCGTATGATTACCAAAGTCGAGGTAAGCCCCAAGATCATGGTCATAGTGCATCTGTAAAGCGAATCAGAGGTGAAGAAGAGGTCATGTGATTAAGGCGTAGGTAGCCTTGTAGTcattttttaatagaatataaaCCTGATTCAGGAGATTGAAATCTGCAAGCAGCTTGACAGTTGAGCGATAGTCCACCTGCATGATTCAGTTCCAAAAAACATGTGAACAAACACATTAGAGAGAATGTGTAGTTTAATTTTCTTGTAATGTTCTTCTAACCGTCGCAGGTCTGTCTTTTTCCCCAAGAAACTCTATGATGGAGTTCATGCAATCTGCTGCAAGATACATCCAGCACCTGAGGTCTACATGCCTCTCATCTTCAGTTGGGTGAGAAGCCCGCGGATAATCATCCAATCCCGAGGAAAGAGACTGAAATAATTTGTTAAAGATAAGTCTCTAGTTTTCTCTACCAAAGTCTGGTGAGGgctaaaaataatactaatattttgGTTTAACGTTTCTACTGAGGAATCAAGAAAGAGTACCTGAGGGTTTAGTTGCCGATTTGTTAAACTGTCTCTGCCATGCCAAAAGTAACTTCCCATCTCCTTCCCTGGTACATCATCATATACGATATAGTTAGTTCATGTAAGTAGAACGGTACTAAGTGTGGCTCCATTTGAGTACGGTAGATACTAGAAACACAAAGAGCAGACGAAGAGTGAAAACACCCTGAAACTCTGTAAAAAATGGACTCCTACCTTTTTGGGAAGTATTGAACCATTGAAACCATGCATCTAGCCGTACAAAAGCTAGGTCAAGGAAGGACAAGATTTCATCTCTTTCTTCCTTGTTAAATTTCTCTGCCCTTATCCCATTTATCAGGTctggtaaaaagaaaaaaaaaacatttgactTTAATTCGATTTTGAAAACCGTGTTACTCTTTTTTTCCCAATCTGCAAGCATGTAGCAAAGGTGAATTTAAGAACTATCAATCTTTGACGACAAGATTCTTACCGTGTATCACCAAAAGTAGTGTAGGTGGATTGCCATTACTTGGGATCTGAACAACGTACCCCTTTGGCATCTTACTGCAGAAAGAAATACACTTAAAAAGTTTTTGATATACAACAAAAAGCAATAATGATGactctatatattgaagttaGTAACTAggagtattatttatataagaacCTCAGAGCTTCATCTCCCAAGACTTGCTCACGCGGTATCCATCCATCTATGTTCATCAAGTCTAACCAGTTTCCAACGATCTCCAAGGTTATACGGAAATCCCAGCGCCTGAAGAAACCCATCCCACATAAGAAGAACAATcctttgaagaaagaaaaaaatgttttcagcCTACTGAATGATCCATCTGATATAACAACGAACCAGACCAACAGTTGATGGAAGCCTTCGTCCCACAAAAATCCTCTAGGAAAATTGGGCCTGCTTGGAACTGCTGTGTACAGCTCAGCTGGCCAATATAGCAAGAATTCTTCCTGACTTTTAGCCTGCAgctgaaaaaatattaaaacaaactcTATGAATCTGTTGTTTTAAGGGGTTGGACGTAAATTGAAGCAAGAAAATTGAAAATCACCTGAGTACTTGTAGGAACCTGGATTTTTGATTGTCCATAGAAGTAACCAATGCCACCAAGCATGTTCCCAATTGCAGCTTTACCAACCATcaaagtttcagaatcaagctgtACATCAGGGAAATAATATGAAGAATATATTTTGCACAAGCCGCTACAGTTAAGTAGTAAGCAGTCTCTGGTAAAATATATACATCCagattaattttagatattaacTACAAAACAGATCCTCCATTAAACTAGACCTTTTGATGTACTAAATATTAGCTATTGCATTGGCATCTGAAgtttcaaattaataaaaaaaacagagcagagTCACACCTTTTCAGAAAGGTGGAAACATTCCTTGAACTTTGCATCAAATGCTATATGTTTCTCTTCAAGTAGACTAGAGAGTGGCAAACCTACATAGAAAAATAACTTAGCTCAGACaagataaaactaaaaaaaaaatgactatGGAGAAGCTTTGTTGTTCAGAAAATGTAATCTGATTTTGCATAAATGCTTTGAAATAACCAAAAGGATTATAAACCTGTAAGACTCCTAATACGATGTTCCACATCAGAAGTGTCTCCTCTTATCCCAGAGACAAATGCAATATCAATAGTAGATTGAGTTGTTGTGGAAATCTGCATGACGAAATAGATGGTGATTAGAGATGAAGAACAACATAAAAAACATCTTGAATCAATATTGATTACCTGAAAAACATAAATGCTGGAAGAATCCTCTGATGTATCAGAGAGCTGGAGTCTTGCAGACTTGTTTTCCTGAAAATATACAGGCCAAGAGGGCTACAAATAAGCACTGTGCTCttcataaagaagaaaaaaaaaaatacagtaaCTTTCAAAGTTGGGATATAACGTGTATAGCGAGATTTTTCTGAACAGCATCAGACAGATTGACAATGTCAGGGTTCTTGAAACCGCAATAATGTGTTTCAAGATGAGCCTGCAAACAAAAGAGCAGCTGTTGTATTGAAAGAACAACTGAAGATCCTATGATCTCTAAAAAGTAATTGCAAACAAAACGTTACTTGTGACTGTGAAGTTAAGTGCATCTGCCAGCTTCCTACGTCTGCACGTGAACCAGAAGCCAGAAGAGAACTCTCTTTAGGATCCAATACATCTTTGCCTAAATTTAGAATATTGCCACCTTCATCAGCTATGTAGAAGAAGAGATGCACGGTTCTCTGTACTTCATCATTCAACCTATTTTTTCAGCccaaaatattgtatttaggcAACAATTATGAAAGCAGAGAGACACAACTAACTGAAAATAATAGTAGTATTAGTTGCTTACCCTTTGTTTATAAGATTGATTCGAGCTGACCAGTCCCCTCCATAACCAAGGCTTCCCTCTTTAGACTTGACAAAACTTGTCTCCAGTATAATATCTTGTTCAAACAGCTCTTGCCTCCCAAAGTCTACTCCATTGTGTTCTCTCCAGCCAAATGACTTGAGATCTTCAGAGTTTTCACAGAAATGCCTGATCACATGCTtcccatcatcatctttctcatCACCGAGCCACATCAAGCCAGCAACGAGAGACTGAGGAGTTCTGCATTAATGTCATCTACAACTTAGCATCTtgtatacaagaaaaaaaacactgtTTCACATGATACGGGGAAATGATTAGCTTTTAGAGCTTATGTGAGTTTAGATACTAAGATTCTAGTGTTCTTTTCCTATTCCACATTTACATTCAAGATCTCCGCAGAATAACTGATTCTCACGTACAAACAAGATCATCTCAGAATAAAATAGACAAACAAAGACTATACTCCTTTTGAGGTAACAAGATTTAAAGCAACAAGGAGGTTTTTCAAAAGTAATTTACCTGGCTCGAACTCCAAAATACACCTGTGGACGATAAGTTCCCCAATACAAGCTTTCTTTGTGATCACCTTGAAACTTGAAACAAGAAGCTCCAAGTTCAGATTTCCCcctaaaaaaacaagaagaagaaaagtacAGAAGAGGAATAGTCGAGAGTATAATACCATAGGTAAGTGCGAGAGTTTAGGAGCAGGGAAAGGAGTGATAACACGAGGAATCTGGAATTCATCAGGTGCAATAGTCTTATGGCTTGCTCCAGTCATCATCATCCGAGGATCAGAGTATATGATAAACCAAGCGATGAGCAGGGTCCAGAAAAAGAGAGTACAGAGTATTGTTCTGCTTTGTGAATGATCTGAGAAAGTGAATTCTAGCAGGTAGACTTTTAACACACCATGGCTCTGGtctttgtctttttgtttttttttttgtttttttatagtAGTTGTCGTTGGGTGGTGGTCACATACTTTTCAGTCATTTTAAAAGACTTTGAAAGTCTTTTTCTAATACCTAGTTTTATTGTAGAGGTCTTTATCGTGATGGATAGTGATGTTGACAGAATAACAACAACGTATATTAGATACTAATTATT is part of the Raphanus sativus cultivar WK10039 chromosome 5, ASM80110v3, whole genome shotgun sequence genome and harbors:
- the LOC108858324 gene encoding alpha-glucosidase 2 isoform X2; translation: MMMTGASHKTIAPDEFQIPRVITPFPAPKLSHLPMFQGDHKESLYWGTYRPQVYFGVRARTPQSLVAGLMWLGDEKDDDGKHVIRHFCENSEDLKSFGWREHNGVDFGRQELFEQDIILETSFVKSKEGSLGYGGDWSARINLINKGLNDEVQRTVHLFFYIADEGGNILNLGKDVLDPKESSLLASGSRADVGSWQMHLTSQSQAHLETHYCGFKNPDIVNLSDAVQKNLAIHENKSARLQLSDTSEDSSSIYVFQISTTTQSTIDIAFVSGIRGDTSDVEHRIRSLTGLPLSSLLEEKHIAFDAKFKECFHLSEKLDSETLMVGKAAIGNMLGGIGYFYGQSKIQVPTSTQAKSQEEFLLYWPAELYTAVPSRPNFPRGFLWDEGFHQLLVWRWDFRITLEIVGNWLDLMNIDGWIPREQVLGDEALSKMPKGYVVQIPSNGNPPTLLLVIHDLINGIRAEKFNKEERDEILSFLDLAFVRLDAWFQWFNTSQKGKEMGSYFWHGRDSLTNRQLNPQSLSSGLDDYPRASHPTEDERHVDLRCWMYLAADCMNSIIEFLGEKDRPATVDYRSTVKLLADFNLLNQMHYDHDLGAYLDFGNHTEDVRLVWKEVTGEDGRVSRELVRETFGKPELRLVPHIGYVSFFPFMFRIIPPASSILEKQLDLISSRSTVWSDYGLLSLGKTSSLYMKYNTEHEAPYWRGPIWMNMNYMILSSLHHYSIVDGPYMAKARSIYEQLRSNLIRNVVRNYDQTGYIWEHYDQTKGTGEGARVFTGWSALILLIMSEEYPLF
- the LOC108858324 gene encoding alpha-glucosidase 2 isoform X1, yielding MMMTGASHKTIAPDEFQIPRVITPFPAPKLSHLPMFQGDHKESLYWGTYRPQVYFGVRARTPQSLVAGLMWLGDEKDDDGKHVIRHFCENSEDLKSFGWREHNGVDFGRQELFEQDIILETSFVKSKEGSLGYGGDWSARINLINKGLNDEVQRTVHLFFYIADEGGNILNLGKDVLDPKESSLLASGSRADVGSWQMHLTSQSQAHLETHYCGFKNPDIVNLSDAVQKNLAIHENKSARLQLSDTSEDSSSIYVFQISTTTQSTIDIAFVSGIRGDTSDVEHRIRSLTGLPLSSLLEEKHIAFDAKFKECFHLSEKLDSETLMVGKAAIGNMLGGIGYFYGQSKIQVPTSTQLQAKSQEEFLLYWPAELYTAVPSRPNFPRGFLWDEGFHQLLVWRWDFRITLEIVGNWLDLMNIDGWIPREQVLGDEALSKMPKGYVVQIPSNGNPPTLLLVIHDLINGIRAEKFNKEERDEILSFLDLAFVRLDAWFQWFNTSQKGKEMGSYFWHGRDSLTNRQLNPQSLSSGLDDYPRASHPTEDERHVDLRCWMYLAADCMNSIIEFLGEKDRPATVDYRSTVKLLADFNLLNQMHYDHDLGAYLDFGNHTEDVRLVWKEVTGEDGRVSRELVRETFGKPELRLVPHIGYVSFFPFMFRIIPPASSILEKQLDLISSRSTVWSDYGLLSLGKTSSLYMKYNTEHEAPYWRGPIWMNMNYMILSSLHHYSIVDGPYMAKARSIYEQLRSNLIRNVVRNYDQTGYIWEHYDQTKGTGEGARVFTGWSALILLIMSEEYPLF